The following proteins come from a genomic window of Papilio machaon chromosome 7, ilPapMach1.1, whole genome shotgun sequence:
- the LOC106714109 gene encoding collagenase — MKLSLVALSCLLLAAANAYEPIELNYHENVGIPKAEAIRQAELAADFDGSRIVGGSTVSRLGEWPFLAGLVITLTTGQTSVCGSSLLSATKLVTAAHCWRTGNAQARQFTVVLGSLRLFSGGTRVNTNRVEMHSSYNMNSLANDIAMITINRVNLNNNINTIALASGNNNYAGSWARAAGFGLTRDGGSISNNQALSHARVQVITNDVCRRTFGNTIQSSTLCISGANGISTCSGDSGGPLTTDNRRTLIGVTSFGSARGCQRNLPAGFARVSSFNSWIRARM, encoded by the exons ATGAAGCTGTCTCTGGTCGCCCTGTCCTGTCTGCTGCTCGCCGCAGCCAACGCGTACGAGCCTATCGAGCTCAACTACCACGAGAATGTGGGCATCCCGAAGGCGGAGGCCATCCGCCAGGCGGAGCTCGCCGCGGACTTCGACGGCAGCAGGATCGTAGGCGGTTCCACCGTCAGCCGCCTCGGGGAGTGGCCATTCCTT GCAGGTCTCGTGATCACTCTGACTACCGGGCAAACCTCAGTGTGTGGCTCCTCCCTTCTGTCGGCGACCAAGCTGGTGACCGCTGCTCATTGCTGGCGCACAGGCAACGCCCAGGCTCGCCAGTTCACCGTTGTGCTGGGTTCTCTGCGCCTCTTCTCCGGTGGTACCCGCGTCAACACCAACCGCGTCGAGATGCACAGCAGCTACAACATGAACTCCTTGGCCAATGACATCGCTATGATCACCATCAACAGGGTCAACCTCAACA ACAACATCAACACGATCGCTCTCGCCTCCGGCAACAACAACTACGCCGGTAGCTGGGCGCGCGCTGCTGGCTTTGGACTGACCAGAGACG GTGGTAGTATTAGCAACAACCAGGCGCTGTCGCACGCCCGCGTGCAAGTCATCACCAACGACGTGTGCCGCCGTACCTTCGGTAACACCATTCAGTCCTCCACGCTCTGCATCAGCGGCGCCAACGGCATCAGCACTTGCAGCGGCGACTCCGGCGGCCCACTTACCACCGACAACAGAAGGACTCTC ATTGGTGTGACTTCATTCGGCTCTGCTCGCGGCTGCCAGCGGAACTTGCCTGCCGGCTTCGCTCGCGTCTCTTCCTTCAACTCCTGGATCCGGGCCCGCATGTGA